The Sinorhizobium meliloti genome includes a window with the following:
- a CDS encoding thermonuclease family protein, with product MKRYLLAAAALATIPQAATAADLIKTPAAAARPPQRLSEAPIYQNPVYNGQVAVMDGRTLWYPQYAQRVRLVEIDACELPQWAIDPKWVDRERQKAPSPVPCGPLAKAWLKRTIGSRPVECTVVAYGNDGIPQARCTSAGRDIAVEMLRVGWARVASPYSYNSQYLVYQQNAMAARYGMWATYVLDMNEWRRKAVDKTLDREPIADFNLLVEREREISPPFIDARKKPKRTDR from the coding sequence ATGAAGCGATACCTACTTGCAGCCGCCGCGCTCGCTACGATCCCCCAGGCAGCGACAGCCGCGGATCTCATCAAGACTCCGGCCGCGGCGGCTCGGCCACCGCAGAGATTGAGCGAAGCTCCAATCTACCAAAATCCGGTCTACAACGGCCAAGTCGCCGTCATGGACGGCCGCACCCTGTGGTATCCGCAATATGCGCAGCGCGTTCGCCTCGTCGAGATCGACGCGTGCGAGCTCCCACAGTGGGCGATTGATCCGAAGTGGGTGGATCGCGAGCGGCAAAAGGCGCCGTCACCCGTTCCGTGCGGCCCACTTGCGAAGGCTTGGCTCAAGAGGACCATAGGCAGCAGACCGGTCGAATGTACCGTCGTAGCGTATGGCAATGACGGTATCCCCCAGGCCCGCTGCACGTCAGCCGGCCGCGATATTGCGGTCGAGATGCTTCGTGTCGGATGGGCGCGTGTCGCGTCGCCCTATTCATACAACAGCCAATACCTGGTCTATCAGCAGAACGCGATGGCGGCTCGCTATGGCATGTGGGCCACTTACGTCCTCGACATGAACGAGTGGCGTCGCAAGGCCGTCGACAAGACGCTAGACCGCGAGCCGATCGCTGATTTCAACCTGCTTGTCGAACGGGAAAGAGAAATATCGCCTCCCTTCATCGACGCGCGGAAAAAGCCCAAGAGGACAGACCGATAG